A window from Elusimicrobiota bacterium encodes these proteins:
- the rsmA gene encoding ribosomal RNA small subunit methyltransferase A produces MKRIKFGQNYLVDKKIAENIVDCAQLTPEDTVIEIGPGQGVLTELIAPKVSKLICVEIDPELVVKLKNSFKNQKNTEIVHADFLNWTLPGSAAKVSKYKLISNLPYYITSPILRKTLAAEGWSWAVFMVQKEVGERILADLGTRHYGVLTLIVKYYSAIEKGFDVDKSCFKPVPEVDSTVLKFTRKTLNQNQLLISEKLFFRVIKAAFSQRRKTVLNSMSAGLNLPKEVITEILSKNGIDPSIRPERICLDKFISLAIDLKSII; encoded by the coding sequence GTGAAACGGATAAAATTCGGACAGAATTATTTAGTTGATAAAAAAATTGCGGAAAATATTGTTGATTGCGCTCAATTAACGCCTGAAGATACCGTAATTGAAATAGGCCCCGGCCAGGGCGTGCTTACAGAACTTATTGCACCCAAGGTAAGCAAACTTATCTGTGTTGAAATAGACCCTGAACTTGTTGTAAAACTAAAAAACAGTTTTAAAAATCAAAAAAATACTGAAATTGTACATGCCGATTTCTTAAACTGGACTCTTCCGGGCTCAGCTGCCAAAGTCTCAAAGTACAAATTAATATCAAACCTCCCCTATTACATAACTTCACCCATATTGAGGAAGACATTGGCGGCTGAGGGCTGGTCCTGGGCCGTTTTTATGGTCCAAAAAGAGGTCGGAGAGAGAATCCTGGCTGATTTGGGCACCAGGCATTACGGGGTTCTTACGTTGATCGTCAAATATTACTCTGCCATAGAAAAGGGGTTTGATGTTGACAAGTCCTGCTTTAAACCGGTTCCGGAAGTAGATTCAACCGTACTAAAATTCACCCGGAAAACCCTTAACCAAAACCAACTGTTGATTTCGGAAAAACTCTTTTTCAGGGTAATCAAAGCGGCTTTCTCGCAACGCAGAAAAACTGTGCTCAATTCAATGAGCGCAGGCCTAAACCTCCCAAAAGAGGTTATAACTGAAATCCTTTCAAAAAACGGGATAGACCCTTCAATCAGGCCTGAACGTATTTGCCTGGACAAATTTATTTCTTTGGCTATTGACTTAAAAAGCATTATTTGA
- a CDS encoding TonB-dependent receptor plug domain-containing protein: protein MKSKILFLVLFGVVSFFLSAGFVFAQEVGVAEDGSINMTITATRRPHILKDTPVTTNLITNKEIQSSGVTNAADALRLVPGLDASGGAPFGAALRTVGQLRGLPSQYTLILIDGKKAKSEHMNTGTNIAIIPASLIERVEIVKGAGSAMYGSDAFGGVVNIITKPAPDKLLLESRLACGSLETKNININIGNTLNKFGYVTGVNATESNGICF from the coding sequence ATGAAAAGTAAAATCTTATTTTTGGTACTTTTTGGAGTTGTTAGTTTTTTTCTTAGCGCTGGTTTTGTATTTGCGCAAGAAGTTGGTGTTGCCGAAGATGGTTCTATAAACATGACTATTACAGCAACCCGCAGGCCGCACATACTCAAGGATACGCCTGTAACAACAAATTTAATCACAAACAAGGAAATACAATCATCCGGAGTCACTAACGCCGCTGATGCCCTCAGGCTTGTACCGGGCCTTGATGCATCGGGAGGCGCCCCTTTTGGCGCTGCATTGAGGACTGTAGGGCAACTGCGGGGTCTGCCATCTCAATATACGCTTATTTTGATTGACGGCAAAAAAGCAAAAAGCGAACACATGAACACGGGCACAAATATTGCGATCATTCCGGCAAGTTTAATAGAAAGGGTTGAAATTGTTAAAGGCGCCGGTTCAGCCATGTACGGAAGCGACGCTTTTGGCGGAGTTGTAAATATAATAACAAAACCCGCGCCGGATAAACTGTTATTGGAATCACGGTTAGCTTGCGGGAGCCTGGAAACAAAAAATATTAATATAAATATAGGAAATACTTTGAATAAATTCGGATACGTAACCGGCGTTAATGCAACTGAAAGCAATGGAATTTGCTTTTAA